AGGATCGTGAAAATGTGGAATAAACATCTTATAACGGAAACGCATCATGGATTTGTCTGTCCTAATGGCGGCATTGATGAGTCCAATGTACAAGGCAGCGATAAAGTTGTTTTATTACCTAGGGATCCTGATGATTCTGCAAAAAAGATTATGGATAGAATTAAAGAGTTGACCGGTTCTAAAGTTGCAGTAATAATAACTGATACCTTTGGAAGACCATGGAGGCGTGGTCAGATAAATGTGGCAATCGGCGCAGCTGGAATAAAACCATTAATGGATTATCGAGGCAGTAAAGATGCTTATGGGCGAAGGTTGAAAGTTACAAACATAGCTATTGCAGATGAATTAGCCTCTTCTGGAGAACTTGTAATGAATAAGACTGATAACATTCCCGTAGCTATCGTGAAAGGCTACAGAATTTCTGAAGGAAAAGGAATTGGAAAGGATATTATTCGACCTAGTAACGAAGATCTTTTCCGTTAAGACTATGTACCAAAGCTCAATTTGAGTTTGATGAAAACTATTGAAGGACATGAATGAAAAAAAGCAATTCTATACTAGATTAGAACCGGATCTGTACGATCAAAAAGAAAAATCAGGTTTGAATCCATTTAGACGGTTTTTTCATAACTATAGACAAAAGATGATCCACAGGGTAGTATTGGATATTTATCGTCCTGGAATGAGCATATATGATTTAGGATGTGGTACTGTAAACTGGAATCTTACACAACTGCCAGTTATTGGAGTTGACTTCAACAAGGAAATGTTAGAATATGCAAAAAGAAAAAGAAGGATATCTAACTTCATAGTTACCGATATCAATGAACTCAAATTGAAAGAAAACTCAGCAGATATTATGATTTTGATGGATATACTCGAACACATAAAGGATTATGAGGAACTTATAAAAAATATTTGGAGCTTTCTAAAACCTGGCGGATGGTTATTACTTAACTTACCTTACGATACTTGGGGTAGCCTATGGAGGCCATTATTCAAATTTGTATGTTTCATAGAAGGTGATATTCTAGGTAATGATTATTATCAAAATAAGTGCGGTCATGTTAATTCATTCTCACCAAAATCAATAAGAAAATTAATGGAAAAATATCGCTTTAAAGTAAAAAGCCAAAAAACTAATTTAAGATTAAATTTTCTAACAATCACAAGAAAAAGATCGAATGAAAGTTCAGATTCAGAAAAAGAATGGGATCTGTTTTGGAAAAATAAGGGAGCCATTCATAGAATTGTTGATTTTGGTAGAATTGGGTACAACAGATATTTCGAAAGGATATTAGAAGAAAAGGTAAATCAAAATACGCGGTTAATAGAGTTAGGATGCGGCACCTCAACCTCTATTTTAGCATTGCATAACAAAGTCCGAGAATTGATTGGAGTAGACTTTTCAGAAGAGGCTTTAAGAATTTCAAAACTTAATGCCAATAAATTAAAAATCAGAAACATTCACTTCATACAAGATGACATTTCAAAAAGTAGATTAAATTCAAACGAGTATGATGTGGTTTGGTCGCAGGGTTTAATAGAGCATTTTGAGAATCTTGAAAAAGCTCTCAGTGAACATATAAGAATTTGCAAAAATGGTGGATGGATTATTATAAGCATTCCATCAAAATATTCTTACTTCTATGTTTGGTATTTTTTAAGCAAGCTACCTTTAATGAAATGGCTTTGGCCTTGGTCTGAGCAGAATTTTTTCACAAAGAATGGAATACAAAAAAATTTGAGTAAAGTTAAGAAAATAGAAAAAACAAGAATTTACTCTCCTTGGTTAAATTTGTTAGGAATAATTATTGTTGAAATTAAAAAAGAATAGAGCCAGCATTAGAAAATTGATTGCTGGAAAAAATAATATGAAATCGCTTGAATGGAGATTCCTATTAGTTATAATTATTCTAGGTTTTCTTGTAAGATTTGTATGGCTTATTCGGACATTA
The sequence above is a segment of the Candidatus Bathyarchaeota archaeon genome. Coding sequences within it:
- the cofE gene encoding coenzyme F420-0:L-glutamate ligase, which codes for MKKDRDLISIIGLEKIQEVSEGDDIANLISDAAKKQGIIMENNDIVIITHKIVSKSEGRIIDLTKIKPSIFAVKLSKQLKKDPRLVEVILGETKRIVKMWNKHLITETHHGFVCPNGGIDESNVQGSDKVVLLPRDPDDSAKKIMDRIKELTGSKVAVIITDTFGRPWRRGQINVAIGAAGIKPLMDYRGSKDAYGRRLKVTNIAIADELASSGELVMNKTDNIPVAIVKGYRISEGKGIGKDIIRPSNEDLFR
- a CDS encoding methyltransferase domain-containing protein; translated protein: MNEKKQFYTRLEPDLYDQKEKSGLNPFRRFFHNYRQKMIHRVVLDIYRPGMSIYDLGCGTVNWNLTQLPVIGVDFNKEMLEYAKRKRRISNFIVTDINELKLKENSADIMILMDILEHIKDYEELIKNIWSFLKPGGWLLLNLPYDTWGSLWRPLFKFVCFIEGDILGNDYYQNKCGHVNSFSPKSIRKLMEKYRFKVKSQKTNLRLNFLTITRKRSNESSDSEKEWDLFWKNKGAIHRIVDFGRIGYNRYFERILEEKVNQNTRLIELGCGTSTSILALHNKVRELIGVDFSEEALRISKLNANKLKIRNIHFIQDDISKSRLNSNEYDVVWSQGLIEHFENLEKALSEHIRICKNGGWIIISIPSKYSYFYVWYFLSKLPLMKWLWPWSEQNFFTKNGIQKNLSKVKKIEKTRIYSPWLNLLGIIIVEIKKE